Proteins found in one Mucilaginibacter gracilis genomic segment:
- a CDS encoding tetratricopeptide repeat protein, whose product MQKKQIVVIVIVLAIVCYLYKLPVKGLIKPKEARTSSGAKITETRAVSNNIDVNYVSAPAKTAIGTAIALEITALENSLKNAGSTVDKIKFETQLAKKWDDVNQPAPAAFYYQAIAREQNGYQDWLNAGDRFNDAFKFTQDTLAQPAFVQNSVEAFKNALKIKPESLDAQTGLGIADVNGGAPSPMEGIGLLLGVVGKEPNNRKALLNLGTFAMKSGQYQKAVERFKTLIAQKDELEPNFYLAESYKQLGMKQEAIAAYQKCKSMMPDPAFGARIDEYIKELKN is encoded by the coding sequence ATGCAAAAAAAACAAATAGTTGTTATTGTTATAGTACTTGCTATAGTTTGCTATTTGTATAAATTGCCGGTTAAGGGTTTAATTAAACCCAAAGAGGCCCGCACAAGTAGCGGTGCAAAAATAACCGAAACAAGGGCCGTTAGTAATAACATTGATGTTAACTACGTATCGGCCCCGGCAAAAACAGCAATCGGGACGGCTATTGCCCTTGAGATTACTGCGCTGGAAAACAGTTTGAAAAATGCCGGCAGTACTGTCGATAAAATCAAATTTGAAACCCAGCTTGCCAAAAAGTGGGACGATGTAAACCAACCTGCCCCTGCTGCCTTTTATTACCAGGCTATTGCCCGCGAACAAAATGGCTATCAGGATTGGTTAAATGCCGGCGACAGGTTTAACGATGCATTTAAATTTACCCAGGATACCCTGGCACAACCTGCCTTTGTACAAAACTCGGTAGAAGCATTTAAAAATGCATTAAAAATTAAGCCCGAAAGCTTAGACGCCCAAACGGGTTTAGGTATTGCCGATGTTAACGGCGGTGCCCCAAGCCCAATGGAAGGTATAGGCCTATTGCTGGGCGTTGTTGGCAAAGAACCTAATAACCGCAAGGCACTCCTTAATTTAGGAACCTTTGCCATGAAATCCGGTCAGTACCAAAAGGCTGTGGAGCGCTTTAAAACGCTTATAGCACAAAAAGACGAACTGGAACCAAATTTTTACCTTGCCGAAAGCTACAAGCAATTAGGTATGAAACAAGAGGCTATTGCTGCTTACCAAAAATGTAAAAGCATGATGCCCGATCCGGCGTTTGGAGCACGGATTGACGAGTACATTAAAGAATTAAAGAATTAA
- a CDS encoding Rne/Rng family ribonuclease, whose translation MIKELIIDATPGGATIALLQDKQLVELHKEQISNNYAVGDIYLGKIKKIMPGLNAAFVDVGYEKDAFLHYLDLGPQVLSLLKLAKQVRGGSYQSKLLDNFKLEEEINKGGKISDVLTKNQLIPVQIAKEPISTKGPRLSSDLSIAGRYAILVPFSETISISKKIKSNTERNRLRKIIESIKPPNFGVIIRTVSEGKGVAELQQDLLDLISKWEAFITRLPSTEPAKKILGEIDRTSTILRDLLNPDFQSIHVNDSSIFEEIRTYVHQISPDLQSIVKMHKHKEPIFEHFGIDKQIKGAFGKTVNLAGGAYLVIEHTEALHVIDVNSGNRTANKENQETNAFQVNKEAAKEIARQLRLRDMGGIVVIDFIDMHKPNNRKDLFDYLKDEMALDRAKHTILPPSKFGLVQITRQRVRPEMNIVTSEVCPTCNGTGTIRPTILLLDDIENNFNFILTEQNEKNITLCVHPYIEAYIKKGIFNRQMKWYFKYNQWIKVISNPAYQITEFHFLSSKGEEIKL comes from the coding sequence TTGATAAAAGAATTAATTATCGATGCGACCCCCGGTGGGGCAACTATTGCCTTATTACAGGATAAACAACTTGTAGAACTTCATAAAGAGCAAATCAGCAATAATTATGCTGTTGGCGACATTTATCTCGGTAAAATCAAAAAGATTATGCCCGGTTTAAATGCGGCTTTTGTTGATGTTGGCTATGAGAAGGATGCTTTTTTGCATTATCTTGACCTCGGGCCGCAAGTACTAAGCTTATTAAAGCTGGCCAAACAGGTGCGTGGCGGAAGCTACCAATCAAAGCTATTGGACAATTTTAAGCTGGAAGAAGAGATAAACAAGGGTGGTAAAATATCCGATGTTTTAACCAAAAACCAACTTATACCTGTACAAATAGCCAAAGAGCCCATCTCAACCAAGGGCCCCCGCTTAAGTTCTGATCTTTCCATCGCCGGGAGGTATGCAATTTTGGTGCCTTTTTCCGAAACGATTTCAATTTCGAAAAAGATCAAAAGTAATACCGAACGTAACCGCTTGCGAAAGATTATTGAAAGCATTAAGCCGCCAAATTTTGGTGTTATCATCCGTACCGTATCCGAAGGAAAAGGTGTTGCCGAATTACAACAGGATTTGCTCGATTTAATATCCAAGTGGGAAGCTTTTATTACCCGCCTGCCATCAACCGAGCCTGCTAAAAAGATTTTGGGCGAGATAGACCGTACATCAACCATACTGCGCGATTTGCTTAACCCCGATTTTCAAAGCATCCACGTTAACGATAGCAGTATATTTGAAGAGATACGCACCTACGTACATCAAATATCGCCCGATTTACAAAGCATCGTTAAAATGCACAAGCACAAGGAGCCCATTTTTGAGCATTTTGGTATTGATAAGCAAATTAAAGGCGCATTTGGTAAAACGGTAAACCTTGCAGGCGGTGCCTACCTGGTTATTGAGCACACCGAGGCTTTGCACGTTATTGATGTGAACAGCGGTAACCGCACAGCTAATAAAGAAAACCAGGAAACAAATGCATTCCAGGTAAATAAAGAAGCTGCAAAAGAAATTGCCCGCCAGTTGCGCCTGCGCGATATGGGTGGTATTGTGGTTATCGACTTTATTGACATGCATAAACCAAACAACCGCAAGGATTTGTTTGACTACCTGAAAGACGAAATGGCCCTCGACCGTGCCAAGCATACTATTTTACCGCCAAGTAAATTTGGACTGGTACAAATTACCCGCCAGCGCGTTCGCCCAGAGATGAACATTGTTACCAGCGAAGTTTGCCCTACCTGCAACGGTACCGGCACCATTCGCCCAACTATTTTGCTGCTTGATGATATTGAAAACAATTTCAACTTTATCCTCACCGAGCAAAACGAAAAAAACATTACCCTTTGTGTACACCCGTACATTGAGGCCTACATTAAAAAGGGAATATTTAATCGCCAAATGAAATGGTACTTTAAATATAACCAATGGATAAAAGTAATTAGTAATCCGGCTTACCAAATTACCGAGTTCCATTTCCTATCGTCAAAAGGCGAAGAGATTAAACTCTGA
- a CDS encoding type II toxin-antitoxin system death-on-curing family toxin translates to MIGLNEVKNIHEILIQQFGGGNGIRDINLLQSALARPFATFVETDLYPTTIDKASAILESILINHPFIDGNKRTGYVLMRLILLEAGLDIIADEHEKYAMVIAVSKGDYRFDEIKKWLTKHVKQHP, encoded by the coding sequence ATGATTGGCTTAAACGAAGTAAAAAATATTCATGAGATATTAATACAACAGTTTGGCGGTGGTAATGGTATTCGTGATATTAACTTATTGCAGTCTGCCCTTGCTCGCCCATTTGCTACATTTGTTGAAACCGATTTATATCCAACCACAATAGACAAGGCATCAGCGATATTGGAAAGCATTTTGATTAATCATCCTTTTATTGATGGTAATAAACGTACTGGTTATGTGTTGATGAGATTAATATTGCTTGAAGCTGGCTTGGATATTATAGCTGATGAACACGAAAAATATGCAATGGTTATTGCCGTAAGCAAAGGTGACTATCGTTTTGATGAAATTAAAAAGTGGCTTACAAAACATGTAAAACAACATCCCTAA
- a CDS encoding NHL repeat-containing protein: protein MKQHFTKIVFAFLFSVIVISAGCNKSNSDDNGVLGSALTYSPIGPLTSTTAQFYTVVSGNGNASITEVGVCYSTTNQTPTISDTKKANSLDSVSYVSILTGLKPNTTYYLRGYITDNGGTGYGNVITFKTPTTTYATTATVSTFAGSTSATGGLVNGTGTAAQFNNPVGICTDAQGNMYVADSFNSVIRKITSAGVVTTFAGTGTSGYLDGPAATAQFYSPRGVAVDAQGNVYVADLGNNMIRKITAAGVVSTLAGRYTVGYVNATGTAAAFHSPTGVAVDAQGNVYVADRDNHVIRKVTSAGVVTTLAGYGSPGQLDQTGTAAYFNTPTSLYIDAQGNLYVTDSNNYSIRKVVTSTGVVTTVVGNYVLKTGVFAPSGVCMDTKGDFFISDPTGRVFEITAANVLIQLAGSLNGVGFTDGTNASVLFNSPQGVTTDAAGNVYVTDMYNNVIRKIAITTTP from the coding sequence ATGAAACAACATTTTACCAAAATAGTATTTGCTTTTTTGTTTTCAGTTATCGTAATCAGCGCAGGCTGTAATAAATCTAACAGCGACGACAATGGCGTGTTGGGCTCCGCGCTCACTTACAGCCCAATTGGCCCGCTAACGTCAACTACCGCTCAGTTTTATACCGTGGTAAGTGGTAACGGTAACGCTTCAATCACCGAAGTTGGGGTTTGCTATAGCACCACAAACCAAACACCAACCATATCCGATACAAAAAAAGCCAACTCGCTCGATAGCGTATCATACGTAAGCATCCTTACCGGCTTAAAACCAAATACCACTTATTATTTAAGAGGCTATATTACCGATAATGGCGGTACCGGTTACGGTAACGTAATTACCTTTAAAACACCTACCACAACTTATGCTACCACTGCAACAGTAAGTACGTTTGCAGGTTCTACATCGGCAACGGGTGGTTTGGTTAACGGTACAGGTACAGCAGCACAATTTAACAACCCGGTAGGTATTTGTACCGATGCCCAGGGTAATATGTACGTTGCCGATTCGTTTAACAGCGTTATCCGTAAAATTACTTCGGCAGGCGTGGTTACTACCTTTGCCGGAACGGGTACATCCGGCTACCTTGACGGACCTGCCGCTACTGCACAGTTTTATTCGCCCAGAGGTGTTGCTGTTGATGCGCAAGGCAATGTTTACGTTGCCGATTTGGGTAATAACATGATCCGTAAAATTACTGCGGCAGGCGTGGTTAGCACCTTAGCGGGGCGTTACACAGTAGGTTATGTAAACGCAACCGGTACGGCAGCAGCTTTTCACTCGCCTACAGGTGTAGCGGTTGATGCGCAAGGTAATGTTTACGTGGCCGATAGAGATAACCATGTTATCCGCAAGGTTACTTCGGCAGGTGTTGTTACTACACTGGCCGGATATGGCTCTCCCGGACAACTGGACCAAACCGGTACCGCAGCTTATTTTAACACCCCTACCAGTTTATATATTGATGCTCAAGGCAATTTATACGTTACTGATTCTAATAATTATTCTATCCGTAAAGTGGTTACTTCTACTGGTGTAGTTACAACCGTGGTAGGTAACTATGTATTAAAAACGGGTGTGTTTGCACCATCTGGTGTGTGTATGGATACCAAAGGCGATTTCTTTATATCCGACCCTACTGGCCGTGTGTTTGAAATAACAGCAGCAAATGTTTTAATACAATTGGCCGGCAGCCTAAATGGTGTTGGTTTTACCGACGGTACCAATGCAAGCGTGTTGTTTAACAGCCCGCAAGGCGTAACAACGGATGCTGCAGGCAATGTTTACGTAACCGATATGTATAACAACGTAATACGCAAAATAGCAATTACTACTACGCCGTAA
- the radA gene encoding DNA repair protein RadA, whose product MAKVRTSYFCQSCGYESAKWLGKCPSCNQWNTFVEEIMEKPNAAVPNWKASTTASTSMQRSNKPLLVSEVVYQEEHRLLTPDKEFNRVLGGGIVAGSLVLIGGEPGIGKSTLMLQLAMNMPALKVLYISGEESEMQIKMRAERLAPNAGKSGGGCYILTETSTQNIFKQIEQLQPDLVIVDSIQTLHSAHIESTPGSVSQVRECTAELLRFAKETSTPVFLIGHITKDGMIAGPKILEHMVDTVLQFEGDRHHVYRILRAIKNRFGSASELGIYEMLGEGLREVSNPSEILLSQRDEPLSGITISATLEGLRPMLIETQALVSISPYGTPQRSATGFDTKRMNMLLAVLEKRCGFKLGAKDVFLNITGGIRVEDPAIDLGLAAAIVSSHEDIPVPFKTCFAAELGLSGEIRAVNRIEQRIAEAQKLGFEQIFISKYNMPTGGKGKKIDFSRYSIEVKPVGRIEEAFNLLFG is encoded by the coding sequence ATGGCTAAAGTCCGTACTTCCTATTTCTGTCAAAGCTGTGGCTATGAGTCGGCCAAGTGGTTGGGTAAATGCCCGAGTTGCAACCAGTGGAATACTTTTGTTGAAGAAATTATGGAGAAGCCAAATGCGGCGGTTCCTAACTGGAAGGCAAGTACTACGGCTTCAACATCTATGCAACGGTCAAACAAGCCGCTGCTGGTTTCGGAAGTGGTCTACCAGGAAGAGCACCGCCTGTTAACTCCCGACAAGGAGTTTAACCGTGTTTTAGGCGGGGGCATTGTTGCGGGTTCATTGGTGCTTATTGGCGGCGAACCGGGCATAGGCAAATCAACCCTGATGCTGCAACTGGCCATGAATATGCCTGCGCTGAAGGTGCTATACATATCAGGCGAGGAAAGCGAGATGCAGATTAAAATGCGGGCGGAGCGGTTGGCACCAAACGCGGGTAAATCGGGCGGGGGCTGCTATATCTTAACCGAAACATCAACTCAAAACATATTTAAACAGATAGAGCAGTTACAGCCCGATTTGGTGATAGTTGATTCTATCCAAACCTTGCATTCGGCACATATCGAATCTACACCGGGCAGTGTTTCGCAGGTGCGCGAGTGTACTGCCGAATTGTTACGTTTTGCCAAAGAAACCTCGACGCCGGTATTTTTGATAGGCCACATCACTAAAGATGGTATGATAGCCGGGCCAAAAATACTGGAGCACATGGTTGATACCGTTTTACAGTTTGAGGGCGATAGGCACCATGTTTACCGCATACTGCGCGCCATTAAAAACAGGTTTGGCTCGGCTTCCGAACTGGGTATTTACGAGATGCTTGGCGAAGGCTTGCGCGAGGTTTCAAACCCGTCGGAAATTTTGCTATCGCAGCGCGATGAGCCTTTAAGCGGCATCACCATTTCGGCCACTTTAGAGGGCTTGAGGCCGATGCTGATAGAAACACAAGCATTGGTTAGTATATCGCCATACGGAACGCCACAGCGGTCGGCCACGGGCTTTGATACCAAACGAATGAACATGCTGCTTGCCGTGTTAGAGAAGCGTTGCGGTTTTAAACTTGGCGCTAAAGATGTTTTTTTGAATATTACAGGCGGCATCCGGGTTGAAGACCCGGCCATCGATCTCGGTTTGGCGGCTGCCATCGTATCCTCGCACGAGGATATTCCGGTTCCGTTTAAAACCTGCTTTGCTGCCGAGCTTGGTCTCTCGGGAGAGATACGGGCCGTTAACCGCATTGAGCAACGAATTGCCGAAGCCCAGAAACTGGGTTTCGAACAAATTTTTATATCTAAGTATAATATGCCAACGGGCGGTAAGGGCAAAAAAATAGACTTCTCCCGTTACAGCATCGAGGTTAAACCCGTTGGCCGTATAGAAGAAGCCTTTAATTTATTATTTGGATAA
- a CDS encoding HU family DNA-binding protein: MTKAEIIAEISSKTGIEKIDVQETVEAFFKVVKTSMVSGENVYVRGFGSFVVKKRAKKTARNISKNTAIIIPEHFVPSFKPAKTFVEKVRSGNKTKVVK, translated from the coding sequence ATGACTAAGGCAGAAATAATAGCTGAAATCTCATCTAAGACAGGTATTGAGAAAATTGATGTTCAGGAAACTGTTGAGGCGTTTTTTAAAGTAGTAAAAACCTCAATGGTAAGTGGCGAGAATGTGTATGTTAGAGGTTTCGGTAGCTTTGTTGTGAAAAAGAGGGCTAAAAAAACAGCTCGTAATATATCAAAAAACACGGCTATCATTATTCCGGAGCACTTTGTACCAAGCTTTAAACCCGCAAAAACTTTTGTTGAAAAAGTTAGAAGCGGCAACAAAACCAAAGTAGTTAAATAA
- the carB gene encoding carbamoyl-phosphate synthase large subunit has translation MPKDTSIKSVLIIGSGPIIIGQACEFDYAGSQAALSLKDEGISVSIINSNPATIMTDKVIADHVYLLPLEPESIEKILQEQQIDAVLPTMGGQTALNLCIAVAERGIWEKYGVKIIGVDLAAIEKTENREAFRQLMVDIGVGVATSKIANSFLEGKEAAQQIGYPLVIRPSYTLGGKGAGFVHKKEDFDAALSRGLQASPTHEVLVEQAVLGWKEFELELLRDSNDNVIIICSIENFDPMGIHTGDSITVAPAMTLSDRCYQDMRNQAIKMMRAIGNFAGGCNVQFSVNPANDEIIAIEINPRVSRSSALASKATGYPIAKIAAKLAIGYNLDEIENQITKTTSAYFEPTLDYVIVKIPRWNFDKFKGANRELGLQMKSVGEVMGIGRSFIEALQKACQSLEIGRAGIGADGKQSRNLDEIMLSLEKPSWDRLFHIYDALSLGVPLESIRKATKIDKWFLIQIQELVSLETELRRYSLNNIPTDFLFTLKQKGFSDIQIATILGYNVTEEDVYQRRQALGIKRVYKMVDTCAAEFEAKTPYFYSTYEGENESIVSDKKKVIVLGSGPNRIGQGIEFDYSCVHGLLAAKETGFEAIMVNCNPETVSTDFNMADKLYFEPVFWEHVREIIELEKPVGVIVQLGGQTALKMAEKLHEHGIPIIGTSYDNMDIAEDRGRFSDMLKDLGIPYPKYGVAESAEEAIEVAHKVGYPVLVRPSYVLGGQGMSIVINDEDLEKAVVNLLKNLPGNRVLIDHFLDRAEEAESDSISDGEDVHIIGMMEHIEPAGIHSGDSNAVLPPFNLSADVLKQMEDHTVKIAKALNVRGLLNIQFAVKNEMVYVIEANPRASRTVPFIAKAYDVPYINIAAKVMLGVNKLKDFTIERKLKGYAIKEPVFSFDKFPEVAKELGPEMKSTGEAIRFIPDLSDPYFRHLYSIKSMFLSK, from the coding sequence ATGCCCAAAGACACCTCCATTAAATCAGTACTGATTATCGGTTCAGGCCCAATTATTATTGGCCAGGCCTGCGAATTTGATTATGCCGGCTCACAAGCTGCCTTATCTTTAAAAGACGAAGGCATCTCGGTATCCATCATCAATAGTAACCCCGCAACCATCATGACGGATAAGGTTATTGCCGACCATGTATACCTGTTGCCGCTTGAGCCTGAAAGTATTGAGAAAATTTTACAGGAACAACAAATTGATGCCGTATTACCTACCATGGGCGGCCAAACAGCCCTTAACCTTTGTATTGCCGTAGCCGAACGGGGCATTTGGGAAAAATACGGTGTTAAAATTATAGGTGTTGATTTAGCTGCAATTGAAAAAACCGAAAACCGCGAGGCTTTTCGCCAGTTAATGGTTGATATTGGTGTAGGTGTAGCCACATCAAAAATAGCCAATTCGTTTTTAGAAGGTAAAGAAGCGGCGCAGCAAATAGGCTATCCGCTGGTTATCCGCCCAAGCTACACGCTTGGTGGTAAAGGCGCGGGTTTTGTGCATAAAAAAGAAGATTTTGATGCTGCCCTAAGCCGTGGCTTACAGGCATCGCCAACGCACGAGGTATTGGTGGAGCAAGCCGTTTTAGGCTGGAAAGAGTTTGAGCTTGAGCTGCTGCGCGATAGTAATGATAACGTAATTATTATTTGCTCGATAGAGAATTTTGACCCGATGGGTATCCACACCGGCGACTCGATAACCGTGGCCCCGGCCATGACCCTGAGCGACCGTTGTTACCAGGACATGCGTAACCAGGCCATTAAAATGATGCGCGCCATTGGTAATTTTGCAGGCGGCTGTAATGTGCAGTTCTCGGTTAACCCCGCTAACGACGAAATTATTGCTATCGAAATTAACCCGCGTGTTTCGCGCTCGTCGGCACTGGCATCTAAGGCAACAGGTTACCCTATTGCTAAAATTGCTGCCAAACTGGCCATTGGCTACAACCTTGACGAGATAGAGAACCAGATAACTAAAACAACATCGGCTTATTTTGAGCCTACGCTTGATTATGTTATCGTTAAAATACCCCGCTGGAACTTTGATAAATTTAAGGGCGCTAACCGCGAGCTTGGCTTACAAATGAAATCGGTAGGCGAAGTAATGGGTATTGGCCGCAGCTTTATTGAGGCTTTGCAGAAAGCTTGCCAAAGTTTAGAAATTGGCCGCGCCGGTATTGGTGCCGATGGCAAACAAAGCCGCAACCTGGACGAAATTATGCTGAGCTTGGAAAAACCAAGCTGGGACAGGTTATTCCACATTTATGATGCTTTGAGTTTAGGCGTGCCTTTAGAATCTATCCGCAAAGCTACCAAAATAGATAAGTGGTTTTTAATACAGATACAGGAGCTGGTAAGTTTAGAAACCGAACTACGCCGCTATTCGCTAAACAACATCCCTACCGATTTTTTATTCACCCTAAAGCAAAAAGGCTTTAGCGATATACAAATAGCAACCATTTTAGGTTACAACGTAACCGAAGAAGACGTTTACCAGCGCCGCCAGGCCTTAGGTATAAAACGCGTTTACAAAATGGTTGATACCTGCGCTGCCGAATTTGAAGCTAAAACGCCATATTTTTACTCAACCTACGAGGGCGAAAACGAATCGATAGTATCTGACAAGAAAAAAGTAATTGTTTTAGGCTCGGGGCCCAACCGCATTGGCCAAGGTATTGAGTTTGATTACAGTTGCGTGCATGGTTTGCTTGCCGCAAAAGAAACCGGCTTTGAAGCCATTATGGTTAACTGCAACCCCGAAACGGTATCAACCGATTTTAATATGGCCGATAAGCTATACTTTGAGCCGGTGTTTTGGGAGCATGTGCGCGAAATTATAGAACTGGAAAAACCAGTTGGCGTAATAGTGCAATTGGGCGGCCAAACCGCTTTAAAAATGGCCGAAAAGCTGCATGAGCACGGTATACCAATTATTGGTACATCTTACGATAACATGGATATTGCCGAAGACCGTGGCCGGTTTAGCGATATGCTGAAAGACCTGGGCATTCCGTACCCTAAATATGGTGTTGCCGAAAGCGCCGAAGAAGCTATTGAGGTTGCCCACAAAGTAGGTTACCCGGTATTGGTGCGCCCAAGCTACGTGTTAGGCGGCCAGGGTATGAGCATTGTTATTAATGATGAGGACCTGGAAAAAGCAGTAGTTAATTTGCTGAAAAACCTTCCGGGAAACCGCGTGCTGATAGATCACTTTTTAGACCGCGCCGAAGAAGCCGAAAGCGATTCGATAAGCGATGGCGAAGATGTGCATATTATTGGTATGATGGAGCATATTGAGCCTGCGGGTATCCACTCCGGAGATTCTAACGCCGTATTGCCTCCGTTTAACCTGTCTGCCGATGTGCTTAAACAGATGGAAGACCATACTGTAAAAATAGCCAAGGCATTAAACGTGCGTGGTTTATTAAACATTCAGTTTGCTGTAAAAAACGAAATGGTTTATGTGATAGAGGCCAATCCGCGTGCATCGCGCACGGTGCCGTTTATCGCCAAGGCTTATGATGTGCCTTACATTAACATTGCTGCCAAAGTAATGCTGGGTGTAAACAAACTTAAAGACTTTACCATTGAGCGTAAACTAAAAGGTTACGCCATAAAAGAGCCTGTATTCTCGTTCGATAAATTTCCGGAAGTAGCAAAAGAGCTTGGCCCCGAAATGAAATCAACCGGAGAAGCCATCCGCTTTATACCCGATTTGAGCGACCCTTACTTTAGGCATTTGTACAGCATCAAATCGATGTTTTTAAGTAAATAG
- a CDS encoding sterol desaturase family protein, with protein MLIIILTCFAICFIIEKVIPGWKLPKVPTWTIRVLAINFAQLLIVTIAGYSWEKWLSKSSLFHISNLMPNWAGGVLAYFVATFIFYWWHRWRHESDFLWRHFHQIHHSPQRIEVITSFYKHPVEMLVNSIIGALLVYSLLGLSPEAGAIYTLCTALGEFFYHTNITTPKWVGYIFQRPEMHRIHHEYEKHTNNYGDIVWWDMLFGTYSNPAKFTTRCGFDTQRELKLTDMLKFKDVHKV; from the coding sequence ATGTTAATCATCATTCTAACCTGCTTTGCCATCTGCTTTATTATCGAAAAAGTAATCCCCGGATGGAAACTCCCCAAAGTGCCTACCTGGACCATCCGCGTATTGGCCATTAACTTTGCCCAATTACTAATTGTAACCATTGCTGGTTATAGTTGGGAAAAGTGGCTATCAAAGTCTTCTCTATTTCACATTTCAAACTTGATGCCTAATTGGGCAGGTGGGGTATTGGCTTATTTTGTAGCTACATTTATTTTTTATTGGTGGCACCGATGGAGGCACGAAAGTGATTTTTTATGGCGACACTTTCATCAAATACATCATAGCCCGCAACGCATCGAAGTAATAACTTCTTTTTACAAACATCCGGTTGAAATGCTTGTAAATTCAATTATTGGTGCTTTATTGGTTTACAGCCTGTTAGGTTTAAGCCCTGAAGCCGGTGCAATTTATACCCTTTGTACCGCGCTCGGCGAGTTTTTCTATCATACAAACATAACTACACCAAAATGGGTAGGCTATATATTTCAACGCCCCGAAATGCACCGCATACATCACGAGTACGAAAAACACACCAATAATTATGGCGATATTGTTTGGTGGGACATGTTATTTGGCACCTATAGCAATCCCGCAAAATTTACTACAAGGTGCGGTTTTGATACGCAAAGGGAATTGAAGCTAACCGATATGTTAAAGTTTAAAGATGTACATAAGGTGTAA
- a CDS encoding DUF4920 domain-containing protein, translating to MRNLNAIFFVLFCIPGGLWAQKTVPLPHGSTFGKRVDTTQHMPATKIEAFMGNKTRISTMLTGKVLKVEHSKGGWFDLDAGAGKIIKVHFKNYGINIPVNLKGRQIIIEGTAQKQFIADDMQHYAGDTVSGKKQHQVKTNPNKGYLLKLQG from the coding sequence ATGAGAAACTTGAACGCCATATTTTTTGTTTTATTTTGTATACCCGGTGGTTTATGGGCGCAAAAAACAGTGCCCCTGCCGCACGGCAGCACATTTGGCAAACGGGTTGATACTACCCAACACATGCCTGCCACCAAAATAGAAGCCTTTATGGGTAATAAAACCCGCATATCAACAATGCTCACGGGCAAGGTTTTAAAAGTTGAGCATAGCAAGGGCGGCTGGTTTGATTTAGATGCCGGGGCAGGCAAAATTATTAAAGTGCATTTTAAAAACTACGGCATCAATATACCCGTAAACCTAAAAGGCCGCCAAATAATAATAGAAGGCACGGCACAAAAACAATTTATTGCCGACGATATGCAACACTACGCCGGCGATACAGTTAGCGGCAAAAAGCAGCACCAGGTAAAAACTAACCCAAACAAAGGCTATCTTTTGAAGCTACAGGGTTAA